DNA from Pseudomonadota bacterium:
TTATTTCTTCAGCAGTTAATGTCGTAATGGAACGGGAAATTGCCGCTGCTTTTTTTGGTTCTATAGCAGACAATAATTTTGCGGCTTTTCTCGGCTTCATCCGTAAAATCACTTCAACGGCATAAGCAAGATCCAGCTTTTCCACCAATGGAGCTGCCGCGGCTGGTTTCATGGCCGTATAAACCGCAACCAGACTAGATAAGTCCTCATCTTTTAATGCTTGCAGCTCAGCAAGTACCGTTTCCGTCTTCTGGCGCAAGTCTTCGATATCTTTCTCTTTTTTTTGCAATTCCTTTTGCAGAACAATCAACCGTCGTTCCTTTTCCCGCAGCAACGATTCTTTTTCCTGCAATGTTTTTTCCTTTTCATGCAAGATCTCAGACATCCGAATAAGTTGCTGATCTGAATATGATGACTCGACCGCCAGACCGGATTGCGGCAGACACAGCAGGAGAAAAATGCTCAGCATAATTGCTGACATAGGCAGGAAATCCCGGGGGGGATGTTTTTTCCCCAATTTTTCACACAACGTGAAGGAAAATATTTTCATAGATAATATCAGCAGGTTAAAAATAGAAATGAGAAAAAACATCCCCTAACCAACACCCTCAGTCCTCTATAGAACAGCAAAAAGCATGCCTTCCCAAGTCAACAAAGATGATAAACCATTATTAAAACTTAAGATGTAAATATTAAACTTTGTTTATAGATTGGCAAATTTTTATTATTTCTCACAGAGACACGGAGTCACAGAGGGTAGAGACTGTGGTTCTCTGTGGCTTTGCGCCTCCGTGAGAGTATTTTTATCTTTTTTGGAAACGTAGGCGAATATTTACCTTAAGACAGCCTTAAGCTATAGAAAATGCAAGTTTTTTCAGCTCGGCTAGTGGGAGAAAACAGGGGGGAAGAGGGATACTATCTAGGCAATTTTTGCCGGTCAGATAGCCACGGTAACAAAAGTTGCAGCATCATAAGGCCGAAGATGGAATTTTTATGAAATCATCAATTTTATTAGCGGGAAAAAGTACGGCTGACCGCCAGTTCATCAATTTGTTTTCGTTCCGTTCGGTATTCGGCAACCAGATATTCCTGAAATCTTTTTTCCTTCAGTCGTTCCAGCAGGCGCCGTTGTTTCATCTTTTCGATCAATTCCTGGCGTTTCAAGTCCAGCCTGGCTTTTATTTCGGTGACCTGTATACCCTGGGTACTAATATTACGATACAGATGGAGAGCATACTGACGGTGCAGGGAAATTTCCATACTGCTGATCCCCTGCTGCTCAATGGCAAGCCATTGCCGCTCATGTTCCTGCTGACTTTGTTTCAGCCGGGTCAACTGATGCTCAGCATCCTGCAGTTCCTCACTGACAATTCTCAACTCCCGGGCGCTGGCATCTTCCTGGACCCGGCGNNNNNNNNNNNNNNNNNNNNNNNNNNNNNNNNNNNNNNNNNNNNNNNNNN
Protein-coding regions in this window:
- the fliJ gene encoding flagellar export protein FliJ, producing the protein RRVQEDASARELRIVSEELQDAEHQLTRLKQSQQEHERQWLAIEQQGISSMEISLHRQYALHLYRNISTQGIQVTEIKARLDLKRQELIEKMKQRRLLERLKEKRFQEYLVAEYRTERKQIDELAVSRTFSR